From the bacterium genome, the window GGGCCCATTAATTTGGTACCAATGATAGTTAATTAAACAAAAAAAACCCGCCTAGTATGCATTAAGCAGAACGGCGGGGTTTATTTGTACATAATATTTAAATCATATTTTAGATTTGTACAAGTTCAAAAAATTTGGAAGTTGAGAATGAAGTGGTTCAGGAAAGGCGTCTAAAGAAAACCATTCTACAGCATCAAATTTATGAGGCTCCCCGTTACCTGTTTTCAATGGATCAATCTTAACCTTAAAATCTAGAGCTACCCAATGAGTATTTTTTCCTTGGTGCTCTCTATGAACATCTCGGTACCCTAAAAATTCAAAATTTAATATATCTGTGCGATATTCTTCAGCAATCTCTTTTCTTAGAGTGTTTTCTACAGTGTCATTAAATTCAAGACCTCCTCCACCACAGTCCCAGGTTCCATGCTCATCCCTGCAACTATTACTTCTTTTTGAAAGCAAATATTTACCATTTCCATCGTGACATAGATATACAATTGTAACACCTGTATAATCTTCTCCTTTTTTCATAATATTGTATATTCTAGCGGGCCCACGAGGACTCGAACCTCGAACTGCGGTTTTGGAAACCGTCGTTTTACCATTGAAACTATAGGCCCGTATTTTGTGATTCTAACCAAATCGTCCCCTGCCAGCCTCTGAACGTTTGTTCTACTATCTTAATCTATTTTGACTAAAAAGCCAAACCTGCTTATGACTAGGCCCATACAACCCATTTACACCAACCAAAATCACAACTAAAATTATGACACATTTATATGATTGTTAATAAGGACCACTTTGATATAATTAACCCATTACCAATAACCACAAGAAATATGGGCGAAAAACATCAGACACCCGAAACATTTTTTGATGTGGCAGAGATATATAATAGATTAGATCAAGTTATATATGATCATAGAGAGGAAGAGGAAAAGTATGGAAGAGTTATATCAGATGAAATGACAAGTAAATATGAGTCAGCATTAAATATATTAATTCACATTAGAAGAATGCACCCTCAACCAGATTCTGAAAAAGCGTTCATCAAAGTTTTAGATGACGTAAAAGAAAAACACGGCATGGATGAGTCAGTTTATAGTATAATAATCCAGCAAGTTTATTAATTAAAAAATAATTGGAATATAATTAGATAAAATTATGAGTGAATTTCCCCCTCCACAGGAGACCCCCTTTAACGCAAAAGAAATCTATAAGCAATTAGGCGAGACAATCGACGAAGACAATGAAAGACTCGGGGATGTACCACGGGACGTCAACATTGAGGCCTTACAAAAGCAAGCCCTCGACGCCACTGATGCGCTCACAAGAGAAAGGGGTATTGACTCAATAGAAAAATTTATTGCAGCAGCTAAGTTTAAGGTTACAAGTAGATCAATGAGTAAGGGAGCGTACAACATGATTATGAAACAACTAAGGCAGATGTACCCAAGTGTAGAGTAAAATATTCTTATACTGAAGTAAGCCAAAAGTTTTAGTAACGCAAATAAAAAACACCTAGGAGGGTGTTTTTTATTTTTCTATTCATAATCCCGTCGGATTATTTAAAGAAATTATTTCTTGATCTCTGAAAACTCTACGTGCTTACGTAGCTTTGGACTGTACTTCATAAGTTTTAGCTTACGCTCTACAGTTTTCTTGTTTTTACTTGTGTGATAGATCTCACCTGTCTTTTTGTGAGCTACTTTAACTAATCTTGTTTGTGACATGTTTGTATATATATTTGGGCCCCGAATTAATAATGTTTTGGTGCCAATCACCGTTTGAGCCTTGTGCGCAGAGTAGGATTTGAACCTACGTAGCCCGAAGGCGTCTGATTTACAGTCAGATGCATTTGACCGCTCTGCCATCTGCGCGTAGGAATATCATAGCAGATATTCCTGTTTTTTCCAAATATCTTATTATTAGCTAAAAGACAGGTATATTCCCTTATAATACCTTTGAAACAACAACCACTTCTATAGCCACCACCCCAAACAAGCTTTCATCCTTTACGGTGTAGAATCCATAATAGACAGATTCAGCCTCATCAATAGACTTAGCCCCAGGTATTACATTATTCAAGCCCTCTTTGGCAATCATCTCTCTAAAGGTCTTATATATCTTCTTACCGACAATACTTAAAGTTAGACAATCGTTCACAAACAATTCATCTCCTACATTCATCTCTGAAAACTTATCCTTGTTCAATCTTCCTTCGACTTTCTTGGACTCATTTGCGAGGTGTGTAAAATAAGGTTCATTTACATGAATTATATGTCTAGTCATACTATTTAGCCAAAACCTTCTTCTTTGCCACCTTAGCCTTGATTGGAGCAACTAAACTCTCCTTAGACAAAGATCCATCTGTTACCTCCTTAACATCAATAACCTTGCCTTTTTTCACCTTCTTAACATCAAATGTAAACTCAGATGTTTTGGCGTCAATTCCAACGTTAATTGTTCCACCCTTAATTACACCTTGATCGATAATCAAACCAGCAACGGCAGTCAGAATCTTAGATTGAATTAATCTCTTTAATGGACGAGCTCCATATTGTGGATTATATCCTTCCTTTGCAAGATACTCATAAACACCTTCAGAAACAACAAGTGTGATTTCCTTTTCAAGAAGTCTTTTAATAACTTTCTCTACTTCAATTTTAACAATATCTTTAATTGCCTCAGGAGATAATATATCGAAAATAACAATTTCATCGATTCTATTCAAGAACTCTGGTCTGAAACTATTCTTAAGTGCTCCCATTACTCTTGTCTTTGCATCTTCATAATCTGACTTATCAGTTTTCTCGATTGCAAATCCAATTTTTTGCATATTATCAATATATTGAGCACCAATATTTGATGTCATTATAATAATAGTATTTTTAAAGTTAACAGTTTTACCTTTTGAATCAGTTAATCGTCCATTATCAAGAACCTGAAGTAGAATATTGAATATCTCAGGGTGAGCCTTCTCAATTTCATCGAACAAAATTACAGAATATGGACGATGTCTTACAATGTCAGTAAGTGTTGCGCTTTCATCATGTCCAACATATCCGGGAGGTGCACCAATGATTTTTGAAACTGAATGCTTTTCCATGTACTCGGACATATCAACTCTAATAAGAGCCTTGTCATCATCGAACATAAACTTTGCAAGAGCTTTTGTTAATTCTGTTTTTCCAACGCCAGTTGGTCCAAGGAAAATGAATGAACCGATTGGTTTTTGTGGATCATTAATACCAGCACGTGATCGCTTAATAGTGTCTGCTACAATCTTAACAGCAGCATCTTGTCCAACAACTTGTTTTGTAAGCTCCTCACCAATTCTAGATATTTTTCTTGCCTCTTCTTCTAACATTCTCGAAACTGGAATTCCAGTCCATCTTGAAACAACTGCGGCAATATCATTTTCTGTAATTTCTTCCTTGAGAATTCTTCTGAAAACTTGTAACTTTTTTAAGCGCTTTGCTTTTGCTTCCAAATCTTTTTCAAGTGCCGGAATTTTTACATATCTCATCTCAGCTGCTTTTGATAAATCAGCTGTTGCCTCTGCCCTTTCTGCGTCCTGTCTTAATGACTCCAATTGCTTCTTAATAGATTTAATATCAGCAAGAGTTTCTTTTTCATTAATCCATTTAGCTTCAGTCTCCCTAGTTGATTCTTTTTGATTTGCAATATCAGCCTCAATATCCTTTATCCTAGCCTTAACAGACTTGTTGGTTACTAACTCTTTAATTAAAGCCTGTCTCTCAATTTCCAATCTCATTATTTTTCTATGAGCAACTTCAAGTTCTGGCGGCTTATTTTCTAGCGCGATTTTAAGTGCAGATGCCGCCTCATCAATTAAGTCAATTGCCTTATCTGGCAAAAATCTATCTGAAATATATCTTGAAGAGAATTTAACAGCGGAAACAATTGAATCATCTGTTATACGAACACCGTGATACAACTCGTACTTTTCTTTTAGACCTCTAAGAATTGAAATTGCATCCTCTTCTGATGGTTCATTAATAAAAACAGGTTGAAAACGTCTTTGAAGAGCAGGATCTTTCTCAATATGCTTTTGATATTCCTTAAGTGTTGTTGCTCCAATTGCATGCAGCTCTCCACGAGAAAGTGCAGGCTTCAACATATTAGATGCATCAAGTGCGCCATCTGCAGATCCAGCTCCAACAATAGTGTGGATTTCATCGATAAAAAGAATTATCTTTCCATCTGATTTTTCTATTTCTTTTAAAATATTTTTTAAACGCTCCTCAAATTCTCCTCTGTATTTTGTTCCAGCAACAAGCATACCCATATCAAGCGATACAAGGTCTTTATCTTTTAGAGATTCTGGTACATCGCCTAGTGCGATTCTGTTTGCCAACCCTTCTGCGATTGCAGTCTTTCCAACTCCAGCCTCTCCAATTAACATTGGATTATTTTTTGTTCTTCTTGAAAGAATTTGAATAACTCTTGCAATCTCCGCATCTCTTCCGATAACTGGATCTAATTTATTCTCTCTAGCAAGGTTTGTTAAGTTACGAGTGAACTTAAGAATTGCCTTCATTTTCTTTGGAGCAGCATCAGCAGATGCTCCTTTTCCAGCTTTGAATGCAGTTAACGCATCAAGCACCATAGATTTTTCTAATTTGAATTTAAACAAAAGTTCACGCGCAGATGATGCAACATCAAAAAGCGCAAGCAATAAGTGCTCAACAGATACAAACTCATCCTTAAGCGTTGCGGAAACTCTGCCTGACGCTTCAATAACTTGAGCAAGCTCTGGAGTTAAATATAGTTGATATGATGTAGACATTGTATTCCCTGCCTCACCTGTATCAATTTCTTCAATAAGGTTGTCAGCAAGCAAAATTGTATCAACTTCTAGTCTATCTAAAATAGCCAAAACAATACCGTCTTCCTGGACAACAAGGGCTGTTAGCAAGTGAAGCGGATTCACATGATTTTGACCACGTTCTATGGCTAATTCATGGGCTTTTTTGATGACATCTTTGGCTTTGGTTGTAAAATGATGTAATGGTGGCATATATAGCTATTATAGCACATATTCGACAAGTTGAAAAACCATCTCACACCAAATTACAGTGAGTTGGACTATTTCAAATTACTAATAATTCCCCTCGTCAGTGGCCCAAAATACCCCGTAGAAGGAATCTTGTTTGCCTTCTGGAACTTGATAAGAGCAGCCTTGGTAGCAGGGCCGAATCTATTTGATTCATGACCGGGTGAGCCAACACCTGATGATGCAATTGGGAATCCATTGTTGTTCAAGTATATCTGTAGATTCCTAACATCTTCATTAACCATGTTAAGTGATAGGTCTTTTGTGAATTCAAATGTTGTAGTTGTAGTATTAACAACATTTGATGTGGTAGCAACTATGTTTGATACAACAGAGGATGAAGCATTTAATATTGATATATCTTTCGATATCTTGCTGTTATAGAGATCAAGTGCAGATTTTGTAATTTGTCCAAAGTATCCTGTGACCTTGCTTGAATCCATAAGCTTTGCTTTGACAAGTAGTAGTTGTAGGTTTGTTACATTCTTGTTTCTGTCACCGATTTTGTATAAGGAGGTTGGGATTGGTTGTATAGCTGAGATGGTTGAGACGGGAGTTGTAGCAACAACTATTGGAGCTATATATGAATATCCTCCCCCACCACCACCTCCGCCACCACCACTATATACAACAGGTGCAACAACTACCGGGGTAGGGATTGTTCTAAATGTTGAATCTGTTGTTGTTGCAATTACTCCATTTATATTTAACGTTGTAATTTTGAAATGATATAGCGTGTCAGGAACAAGATTTGTAAGCGAATATGAATGAGTTGTAGTTGTAGCGATTAAAGATGTACTTGAGCCATAGCTATCTGTCAATCCATAATCCAGTGTTGAAGTCGCATTAAAGTTAGTATTAAACGAGACATTTGCCGTAAGATCAGTAGTTGTTGTCACAAGGTTTGAGATATTTGAAATTGAGGACAGGACATTTATTGGAATAGTCAAATAAACCGATTCATTTGGCCTATACCCATTTGAAATAACCCAATCAGGTGAAACCTGAACATTTAAGTAACCACTTGATATATATCTATTGTCATTGATAGATATAGTACCTGTTGCTGATACAGCTAAACCTAAATTACCATTTACTATTATAAACTTCGGTTTAATTGGAAGAAATTGATTAAAGCTTGTTTGATCCAAAACAGTTTGACCTACCACATCCCCATTCTTTACATTATCTAATATACTAATAGCATTTTGATTTGTTGCTAATGAGCTAATATTTGGTACTACTTTAAATTTATCGAAATTGTAAGTAGAAACTTCATAAGTACCACCAAGTGTGGCCATCGTTTGATTTATATCAGAAATATATGCTGACGTAAAATCACTAGTTGTGTTTCCAAAGAAAGTTGTTAGCAACACTGGTTTCCCGTCAATAATAACAAATAAAGGATCTCCAGAGTCTCCTCCTACCAAATCTGTCTTAGAAAAACTATTTCTAAGGGGATCGGCTGAGGCCACTCCATTGTAATTTACGCTTTTGTTACCGATGGTTATACTATCCGCATTAAAAATCAAAGCTTTTTCATTCTGATCAGTTGCAAACAGAGGAAGATCCTTAAATATCGGTAAGTATTGAGCAAATACAGTTGGATCAGCAATTAATGGGTAGTATGTAATACTTGCTGGAACATCAGAATCTAAAATACCAATTCTAATATCTGTAGTACCAACTCTTAAACTATTAACCATAGTTCTGGTTATGACATTATTATTATTATCAACAAATTTAATAGTTGAACCATTTGCGATAGTATAATGGTTTGCAAAAATTATATGTCTAGGAGATATCAATGTACCGGCTTTAGTCTGTGCACCATCTGAATTCCAAGGTGATATACCGGTTAAGTCAATAGATGTAGTTCCCTTGGATGTCCAAATATTTGTATTTCTAACAAATGTACTACTTGCAAAATTTTGTGTTGTAAAAATACTTGATGCAGTTGTTGAACTTAATCCGATCAATCTATTATCAACCTCACTAGATATGTGCTTATACATATCTGTACTAGAAGCAACTCCATTAGCGTAAAATACCGTGGATGTTGCTTTGGTATTTAATGGAAAAATAATTGCTACCAAAAGAATAAGAACAAGTATAGGGTATCTGATTTTATATGACATCATAAAATTATATTGATAAACTCTATTTCAAATTACTAATAATCCCCCTTGTCAGTGGTCCAAAATACCCCGTAGCAGGAATCTTGTTTGCCTTCTGGAACTTTATAAGCGCAGCCTTGGTAGCAGGTCCAAAGTATGTAGTCTCCTTTCCCTTGGATCCAACACCAGTCTTTGCAATAGTGAATCCCTTTGCATTAAGATATGCCTGTAATTTTTTAACATCAGAACCTGTTGAATATACAGATAGGTTTTTGGTGAAAGATACAGGACCTGTTGATGAAATGGATGGTGTTGTTGCAGTAGAAGGTATATTAACAGTGATAGGTGTTAATTGTAGAGATTGTGGCGCATACCCACCGCTAGCACCACCTGAATACACAGAAGCAAGAGCAGATGGAACATTTGTTGTAAAAGTTAAATCAGTTGAGGTTGAAATATTCGCTGATTCATCTCTTGCTGTAATACGGAAGTGGTATACTGTTCCACTTTGTAATCCAATTAATGACAATGCACTAGTTACGCCAAGTGAAGACACAACTGTTTGTCCATATGAGCTTGATGTTCCGTAATCAACTGTATTTGTTACATTTTTGTCGGTTGTTATGTTAACAACAGCATTATCTGTACCAGTTAATACACTTGTATTTAATATTGATGGTTTTGTGTTGTCGGCAGAGATAATGGAGATGGAGGCGGAAGAATAATTGGATACATACACCTGACCATTTACAATACTTGAGTAAATTGGCTTTGTCCCAACGGATAAGGTCTGTGTTACTGAGTCAGTCACGGTATCAATTATTGATACATTATTTGATGCTTGATTATTTATATATAGCTTTGTACCAAGAAGAGCTGCGGAGTTAGGGGTTGAACCAACAGCAATAGTTTTTATCACAGCATCTGTCGTTGAGTCAATAACAGAAACTGTACTTGATGCGGAATTTAGTACATATAGTTTTGTACCGACAGAGATAGAGTATAGTGGACTTTTGTTAACATTTATAGTTGATGAAACAGTATTTGTACTTGTATTTATAACGGATACAGTACTTGATGAATAGTTTACAACGTAAAGGTTTGTACCGTTAAAAGTAGAGTGTCTGGGGTTACTATTGACAGCGATTGTTGCCACCACCGTGTTTGTTGTCGTGTCTACAACAGAGACATTATTTGAGACTGAGTTTGTTATATATAATTTTGTACCGACAAGATTGAGAAAACCGGGGGACGTTCCTACTGCTACAGTTGTTGATGAAGCTGTGTCTGTTATTGTGTTGATTATCCTAATATTATTACCACTTCCAAGATAAATATTTGAACCTATTAAGACAGGCGAAACACATGTTGATGAAAATGAAATAGTTTTAATATTAGTATCAGTCAATGTGTCTACAA encodes:
- a CDS encoding NUDIX domain-containing protein, giving the protein MKKGEDYTGVTIVYLCHDGNGKYLLSKRSNSCRDEHGTWDCGGGGLEFNDTVENTLRKEIAEEYRTDILNFEFLGYRDVHREHQGKNTHWVALDFKVKIDPLKTGNGEPHKFDAVEWFSLDAFPEPLHSQLPNFLNLYKSKI
- the rpmG gene encoding 50S ribosomal protein L33, producing the protein MSQTRLVKVAHKKTGEIYHTSKNKKTVERKLKLMKYSPKLRKHVEFSEIKK
- a CDS encoding peptidoglycan-binding protein, whose translation is MKKNATILLLALFLSISFCNVVKADSVSQTINIPSIYNNGLVSAPGYSVLVGSNLYIANSGSPSVAVSIMDTTTDLISSTRLSFNYGDDTPMYMTLVGTKLYVSTYGGLGTDNVYVMDTVTGSTTPTATIIVGDGAFFSILVGTKLYSVNKNSNDVSVINTITNTVSSAINVGTTPISATLVGTKLYVTNSGSSNISVIDTTTDTVTKTITVGTAPQMSVVVGTNLYVVNKTTNNIKIIDTITDTASSTTITVGTSPRSITVIGTKLYVSNNTTNNVSVVDTTTNTVTGIIIVNAGPVNSTAVGTKLYVNNFGSSTVSVIDANTNSVLSTIAVASTPKYSVLVGTKLYVHNSGKNISVINTLTDTVLLTTPQNINYLSTPYKTVLVGTKLYIANQGSSNVSVVDAVTKAVLNYVVVGYGPQEIINVGTKIYTFNAGSSDVSVVDTLTDTNIKTISFSSTCVSPVLIGSNIYLGSGNNIRIINTITDTASSTTVAVGTSPGFLNLVGTKLYITNSVSNNVSVVDTTTNTVVATIAVNSNPRHSTFNGTNLYVVNYSSSTVSVINTSTNTVSSTINVNKSPLYSISVGTKLYVLNSASSTVSVIDSTTDAVIKTIAVGSTPNSAALLGTKLYINNQASNNVSIIDTVTDSVTQTLSVGTKPIYSSIVNGQVYVSNYSSASISIISADNTKPSILNTSVLTGTDNAVVNITTDKNVTNTVDYGTSSSYGQTVVSSLGVTSALSLIGLQSGTVYHFRITARDESANISTSTDLTFTTNVPSALASVYSGGASGGYAPQSLQLTPITVNIPSTATTPSISSTGPVSFTKNLSVYSTGSDVKKLQAYLNAKGFTIAKTGVGSKGKETTYFGPATKAALIKFQKANKIPATGYFGPLTRGIISNLK
- a CDS encoding ASCH domain-containing protein — translated: MTRHIIHVNEPYFTHLANESKKVEGRLNKDKFSEMNVGDELFVNDCLTLSIVGKKIYKTFREMIAKEGLNNVIPGAKSIDEAESVYYGFYTVKDESLFGVVAIEVVVVSKVL
- a CDS encoding AAA family ATPase, with the protein product MPPLHHFTTKAKDVIKKAHELAIERGQNHVNPLHLLTALVVQEDGIVLAILDRLEVDTILLADNLIEEIDTGEAGNTMSTSYQLYLTPELAQVIEASGRVSATLKDEFVSVEHLLLALFDVASSARELLFKFKLEKSMVLDALTAFKAGKGASADAAPKKMKAILKFTRNLTNLARENKLDPVIGRDAEIARVIQILSRRTKNNPMLIGEAGVGKTAIAEGLANRIALGDVPESLKDKDLVSLDMGMLVAGTKYRGEFEERLKNILKEIEKSDGKIILFIDEIHTIVGAGSADGALDASNMLKPALSRGELHAIGATTLKEYQKHIEKDPALQRRFQPVFINEPSEEDAISILRGLKEKYELYHGVRITDDSIVSAVKFSSRYISDRFLPDKAIDLIDEAASALKIALENKPPELEVAHRKIMRLEIERQALIKELVTNKSVKARIKDIEADIANQKESTRETEAKWINEKETLADIKSIKKQLESLRQDAERAEATADLSKAAEMRYVKIPALEKDLEAKAKRLKKLQVFRRILKEEITENDIAAVVSRWTGIPVSRMLEEEARKISRIGEELTKQVVGQDAAVKIVADTIKRSRAGINDPQKPIGSFIFLGPTGVGKTELTKALAKFMFDDDKALIRVDMSEYMEKHSVSKIIGAPPGYVGHDESATLTDIVRHRPYSVILFDEIEKAHPEIFNILLQVLDNGRLTDSKGKTVNFKNTIIIMTSNIGAQYIDNMQKIGFAIEKTDKSDYEDAKTRVMGALKNSFRPEFLNRIDEIVIFDILSPEAIKDIVKIEVEKVIKRLLEKEITLVVSEGVYEYLAKEGYNPQYGARPLKRLIQSKILTAVAGLIIDQGVIKGGTINVGIDAKTSEFTFDVKKVKKGKVIDVKEVTDGSLSKESLVAPIKAKVAKKKVLAK
- a CDS encoding peptidoglycan-binding protein, which codes for MSYKIRYPILVLILLVAIIFPLNTKATSTVFYANGVASSTDMYKHISSEVDNRLIGLSSTTASSIFTTQNFASSTFVRNTNIWTSKGTTSIDLTGISPWNSDGAQTKAGTLISPRHIIFANHYTIANGSTIKFVDNNNNVITRTMVNSLRVGTTDIRIGILDSDVPASITYYPLIADPTVFAQYLPIFKDLPLFATDQNEKALIFNADSITIGNKSVNYNGVASADPLRNSFSKTDLVGGDSGDPLFVIIDGKPVLLTTFFGNTTSDFTSAYISDINQTMATLGGTYEVSTYNFDKFKVVPNISSLATNQNAISILDNVKNGDVVGQTVLDQTSFNQFLPIKPKFIIVNGNLGLAVSATGTISINDNRYISSGYLNVQVSPDWVISNGYRPNESVYLTIPINVLSSISNISNLVTTTTDLTANVSFNTNFNATSTLDYGLTDSYGSSTSLIATTTTHSYSLTNLVPDTLYHFKITTLNINGVIATTTDSTFRTIPTPVVVAPVVYSGGGGGGGGGGYSYIAPIVVATTPVSTISAIQPIPTSLYKIGDRNKNVTNLQLLLVKAKLMDSSKVTGYFGQITKSALDLYNSKISKDISILNASSSVVSNIVATTSNVVNTTTTTFEFTKDLSLNMVNEDVRNLQIYLNNNGFPIASSGVGSPGHESNRFGPATKAALIKFQKANKIPSTGYFGPLTRGIISNLK